A section of the Plutella xylostella chromosome 18, ilPluXylo3.1, whole genome shotgun sequence genome encodes:
- the LOC105380861 gene encoding 40S ribosomal protein S12, mitochondrial yields the protein MNLIRRGLSLLSTSIRTQCTQYRVPALPSAWSPPAPAPAGALGLVSRAMASLEQMHRTGPHIKIRKSRNPLSGNPFAKGVVLKTVIKKPKKPNSANRKCVVVRLSSGKEMVAYIPGIGHNLQEHNIVLVRVGRVKDCPGVKLKCVRGKYDLPHVIKAKA from the exons aTGAATCTTATTCGAAGAGGCCTCTCCCTACTCTCCACTAGTATAAGGACACAATGTACACAATACAGAG TACCAGCGCTGCCGAGCGCCTGGtccccccccgcccccgcccccgcagGCGCCCTGGGCCTGGTGTCTCGCGCCATGGCCTCGCTGGAGCAGATGCACCGCACCGGTCCGCACATCAAGATCAGGAAGTCCAGGAATCCACTCAGCGGGAACCCTTTTGCTAAG GGCGTGGTCCTCAAGACAGTGATCAAGAAGCCGAAGAAGCCCAACTCGGCGAACCGCAAGTGCGTGGTGGTGCGGCTGTCCAGCGGCAAGGAGATGGTGGCGTACATCCCGGGGATAGGACACAACCTGCAGGAGCACAACATCGTGCTCGTACGAGTCGGCAG AGTGAAGGACTGTCCCGGCGTGAAGCTGAAGTGCGTGCGCGGCAAGTACGACCTGCCGCACGTGATCAAGGCGAAGGCCTAG
- the LOC105380862 gene encoding protein giant, translating to MSLWTPYDPEQVLDLSKAAVPVKIEPDLPPSPPAPPAYPAPYQQYYASSPLVSPDSVYHSQQSLYSDCSPPASSPDSSCDRVSSASRLQRPFKAVTAALPELGASVDPDPQYAAFRAAMLEAMRARNGGSLTVSNPRMRRSVHRSSDTGEDAEYFERRARNNAAAKRSRDLRKQKEDELAIRVAYLERQNARLREDLAATVSRPCPTCLARFTPY from the coding sequence ATGTCTCTGTGGACCCCGTACGACCCGGAGCAAGTGTTGGACCTCAGCAAGGCGGCCGTTCCAGTGAAGATCGAGCCAGACCTGCCGCCgtcgccccccgcgcccccggccTACCCCGCCCCGTACCAGCAGTACTACGCGTCCTCGCCGCTCGTGTCGCCCGACTCCGTGTACCACAGCCAGCAGTCCCTGTACAGCGACTGCTCCCCGCCCGCCTCCAGCCCCGACTCGTCCTGTGACAGAGTGTCGTCGGCGTCGCGACTGCAGCGCCCTTTCAAGGCGGTCACAGCAGCCTTACCGGAGCTGGGCGCTTCAGTGGACCCGGACCCTCAGTACGCGGCGTTCAGAGCGGCCATGCTTGAAGCTATGCGGGCGAGGAACGGCGGGTCTCTGACGGTGTCGAACCCCCGCATGCGTCGCTCCGTGCACCGCTCGAGCGACACCGGTGAAGACGCGGAGTACTTCGAGCGTCGCGCGAGGAACAACGCGGCAGCCAAGCGCAGCCGGGACCTGAGGAAGCAGAAGGAGGACGAGCTGGCCATCCGCGTGGCCTACCTGGAGCGGCAGAACGCGCGCCTCCGCGAGGACCTGGCCGCTACCGTCAGCCGGCCCTGCCCAACCTGCCTCGCCAGGTTTACACCGTATTGA